A genomic stretch from Shewanella sediminis HAW-EB3 includes:
- a CDS encoding SPOR domain-containing protein → MSSHFQNRLVGIIVLVALGVIFLPDILDGKKEHQVEQFSEIPLRPEVESASLPDEALVALDLSEKAKAFESSSVESDSAAPAIEPATGAVSADKRAEPQAESKVVAKTESKSIVKAEKKPTIKPSSAYTLQLGSFNNAANVRGLVKQLRGKGFNAYTLPVTPIDGKLTKVFVGPELSKSKLQSLQSGIEKLTKLKGRIVAYEPTAS, encoded by the coding sequence TTGTCTAGTCATTTTCAGAATCGTCTCGTTGGTATCATAGTGCTCGTAGCCTTAGGTGTCATTTTTCTGCCCGATATTTTAGATGGTAAAAAAGAGCACCAAGTGGAGCAATTCTCAGAGATCCCACTCAGGCCTGAGGTTGAATCAGCCTCCCTTCCCGATGAAGCCTTAGTGGCGTTAGACCTGAGTGAAAAAGCAAAAGCATTTGAGTCATCAAGTGTTGAGTCTGACTCAGCGGCACCTGCCATCGAACCTGCTACAGGCGCGGTAAGTGCGGACAAACGTGCCGAGCCACAGGCTGAATCTAAAGTAGTGGCAAAAACAGAGTCAAAATCCATTGTAAAAGCAGAGAAAAAACCTACCATTAAACCTTCATCAGCCTATACCTTGCAGCTGGGTAGCTTTAATAATGCGGCTAATGTTAGAGGGCTGGTAAAGCAGTTAAGAGGGAAGGGCTTTAATGCCTATACACTTCCTGTAACGCCGATAGATGGCAAGCTCACTAAGGTGTTCGTTGGACCTGAACTCTCGAAATCAAAATTGCAGTCTCTTCAATCGGGTATTGAAAAGCTGACAAAATTGAAAGGCCGTATCGTCGCCTACGAACCAACGGCTTCTTAA
- the purF gene encoding amidophosphoribosyltransferase, with protein MCGIVGIVGRTSVNQTIYDALTVLQHRGQDAAGIVTVDGSAFRLRKANGLVKDVFEAKHMQRLQGTTGIGHVRYPTAGSSSASEAQPFYVNSPFGITLAHNGNLTNTLELQERLVKQRRHINTTSDSEVLLNLLADELQHCDSQVLSEDEVFDAIANVHSLTRGAYAVAALIVGQGLVAFRDPFGIRPLVLGKHKTESGTEYMVASESVALDAVGFELMRDVAPGEAIYITLDGQLFTRQCAESPSYAPCLFEFVYFARPDSTIDKVSVYGSRVNMGSMLGEKIKKEWEDHDIDVVIPIPETSCDTALEIARNLDLPYRQGFVKNRYIGRTFIMPGQQERKKSVRRKLNAIGVEFKGKNVLLVDDSVVRGTTSEQIIEMAREAGAKKVYFASAAPEIRFPNVYGIDMPTTAELIAHGRDVDEISKMIGADGMIFQDLEDLVEAVRMENPEIKRFETSVFDGIYITNDVDQDYLDHITQLRNDDAKANRSKDIGTNIELHNVCHP; from the coding sequence ATGTGTGGTATCGTCGGAATAGTTGGCCGAACATCGGTTAATCAGACTATCTATGATGCATTAACTGTACTCCAGCATCGCGGACAAGATGCTGCTGGTATCGTGACTGTCGATGGTAGTGCGTTTAGATTACGTAAAGCCAATGGTCTGGTAAAAGACGTATTCGAAGCTAAACATATGCAACGTCTGCAAGGCACTACGGGGATCGGGCATGTCCGTTACCCAACTGCCGGTAGCTCTAGCGCATCAGAAGCTCAGCCTTTTTATGTTAACTCACCCTTTGGTATTACATTGGCTCATAATGGTAATTTAACAAATACTCTTGAGTTACAAGAGCGTTTGGTTAAACAGCGCCGCCATATCAACACCACATCTGATTCAGAAGTGTTGTTGAATCTGTTAGCCGATGAGTTGCAGCACTGCGATAGCCAAGTCTTATCTGAAGATGAAGTGTTTGATGCCATTGCTAACGTTCACTCATTGACTCGTGGTGCCTATGCGGTTGCTGCACTTATCGTAGGTCAGGGGCTGGTTGCATTTCGAGACCCGTTTGGCATTCGCCCGCTCGTATTGGGTAAGCATAAAACGGAAAGTGGTACCGAGTATATGGTGGCCTCTGAAAGCGTTGCACTCGATGCCGTAGGTTTCGAATTGATGCGTGATGTGGCACCGGGTGAAGCTATCTATATCACTCTCGATGGCCAGTTATTTACCCGCCAATGTGCCGAGTCTCCAAGCTACGCCCCCTGTCTGTTTGAGTTTGTTTATTTTGCTCGCCCGGATTCGACGATTGATAAGGTTTCTGTCTATGGCAGCCGTGTCAACATGGGCTCTATGCTTGGCGAGAAGATTAAGAAAGAGTGGGAAGATCACGATATCGATGTGGTTATCCCTATTCCGGAAACCTCGTGCGATACCGCGTTAGAAATTGCCCGTAATCTGGACCTGCCTTACCGTCAGGGTTTCGTTAAGAATCGTTATATTGGCCGTACTTTTATCATGCCGGGTCAACAGGAGCGTAAGAAGTCTGTTCGTCGTAAACTCAATGCCATAGGCGTCGAGTTTAAGGGTAAGAACGTTCTCCTTGTTGATGATTCGGTGGTTCGTGGTACGACATCTGAACAGATCATCGAAATGGCTCGTGAAGCGGGTGCTAAGAAGGTTTATTTCGCATCGGCGGCCCCTGAGATACGTTTTCCTAACGTCTACGGTATCGATATGCCAACGACCGCAGAGCTGATTGCTCATGGTCGCGATGTGGATGAGATCAGCAAGATGATTGGTGCCGATGGGATGATTTTCCAGGATCTGGAAGATCTGGTGGAAGCCGTTCGCATGGAAAACCCTGAGATTAAACGTTTCGAGACCTCTGTCTTCGACGGCATTTACATTACCAACGATGTCGATCAGGATTATCTCGATCATATCACTCAGTTGCGTAACGACGATGCTAAGGCCAATCGCAGTAAAGATATCGGCACTAACATAGAACTACACAACGTCTGCCATCCCTAA
- a CDS encoding FimV/HubP family polar landmark protein, producing the protein MNFRTSYLVGLMASALLVFTANPLNHAYAADPLKITGPDGEVRKTNRQYGPTQSSDTFWSIAQRVRPDNSVDIYQVMAAIYDANPHAFSNANYNSLERGMILLIPSKEVMLAIPKSMAKERAARDDKGWRKATATAKTSQPKPVILPETTPSVTKPVTETTSPSISTTATPVTADTADLEGLTAKLEAAEEKALQLTDELARAEDQLNIGSRDTDSLQGKIDELNEQISLLKEQLQISKQQNESLNAEVQMLKEQVATMQQPEVEEDSDLWRSLMGNPLLLILGAAIPALLVLILFWLFLKRRRSEGESEDDKEEPVSESEAPQPTPAPENLEARDDVEAMAVHLDTDEEESIDSLMNIDSSELQPEVDLSTEQDVFVDSGESGTEEQALEEAVEEEGQSLDDLWAEAMGEQDEEEPGPDASADEDDLDSLLAGFDEEPAPVETVAQSNGEIVSADDLDSLLADLDEPATEVETDLSDEIAAELEVDSADDNVSEEDLDSLLASFDAPQNEPEVDETELGTEPDLSDEIAAELEADSADDNVSEEDLDSLLASFDAPAAEAEPEAELTDEIAAELESEESPDDTVSEEDLDSLLASFDAPAVEAESEAELTDEIAAELESEESPDDNVNEEDLDSLLASFDAPAAEAEPEAELTDEIAAELESGESPDEKADEEELDSLLADFDMTREDIEPSLEPSPESELDEDLTQSQAEADTASGKDEALDALLADLESVDNKPKMDPVASKGGSGMFADLKGSKKVDDNSLEWDGSLADFGGKDESPLLNDDELTDSPEEVSPDVSQDLELVPEEVEEKLTVDEALAALDAKEKTVSPAVEVAEHDLTSFQSDNGFIDIDRLLNEADEDVVETDQYKELDVDMGELDSLMGNASMVDVDDEENSVNAKLDLARAYIEIDDTDSAKALLKEVQLDGNERQQSEADGLFKTLD; encoded by the coding sequence ATGAACTTTCGCACTTCGTATCTTGTCGGTCTGATGGCCTCAGCTCTACTCGTTTTTACTGCTAATCCGCTAAATCACGCCTATGCCGCTGACCCTCTGAAGATCACCGGCCCCGACGGCGAGGTGAGGAAGACGAACCGGCAATATGGACCGACTCAGTCGTCTGATACTTTTTGGAGCATAGCTCAGCGGGTACGGCCAGATAATAGCGTCGATATCTACCAAGTGATGGCGGCAATCTATGATGCTAATCCCCATGCTTTTTCAAACGCGAACTACAATAGTCTTGAGAGAGGCATGATACTACTCATCCCCTCTAAAGAGGTGATGTTAGCGATACCTAAGAGCATGGCAAAGGAACGCGCCGCCCGAGATGATAAAGGCTGGAGAAAGGCAACCGCTACGGCAAAAACATCTCAACCTAAGCCGGTAATCCTTCCGGAAACAACCCCGAGTGTAACTAAGCCCGTTACAGAAACGACCTCTCCTTCAATCTCTACTACGGCTACGCCTGTCACTGCAGATACCGCAGACCTCGAAGGTTTGACCGCTAAGCTTGAGGCCGCCGAAGAAAAAGCGTTACAACTGACCGATGAGTTGGCCAGAGCCGAAGACCAATTGAATATTGGCAGCCGGGATACAGATTCACTGCAAGGTAAAATCGATGAGTTAAATGAGCAGATCTCGCTTTTAAAGGAGCAGCTTCAGATAAGTAAGCAGCAAAATGAATCGCTGAATGCCGAAGTGCAGATGTTAAAAGAACAAGTTGCCACAATGCAGCAACCAGAGGTCGAAGAGGACTCAGATCTTTGGCGCAGCCTAATGGGTAACCCATTGCTGTTGATCCTTGGTGCTGCCATTCCGGCGCTGTTAGTACTTATTCTGTTCTGGTTATTCCTCAAGCGTCGCCGTAGTGAGGGCGAGAGTGAAGATGATAAGGAGGAGCCAGTATCTGAATCTGAGGCGCCACAGCCAACACCGGCACCTGAAAACCTGGAAGCCCGCGATGATGTAGAGGCCATGGCGGTACATCTCGACACCGATGAAGAGGAATCGATAGATTCTCTGATGAACATTGACTCGAGTGAGCTACAACCCGAGGTCGACTTGTCGACGGAGCAGGATGTGTTCGTCGATTCCGGAGAGTCTGGTACCGAGGAGCAAGCCCTTGAAGAAGCCGTTGAAGAGGAGGGACAGTCGTTAGATGACCTTTGGGCCGAGGCGATGGGAGAGCAGGACGAAGAGGAGCCTGGTCCCGATGCGAGTGCCGATGAGGATGATTTAGACTCATTGCTTGCCGGATTCGATGAGGAGCCTGCGCCGGTTGAGACGGTAGCGCAAAGCAATGGCGAAATCGTATCTGCAGATGACTTAGATTCTTTATTAGCGGACTTAGATGAACCTGCCACTGAAGTTGAAACCGATCTCAGTGATGAGATTGCGGCCGAGTTAGAGGTCGATAGTGCGGATGACAATGTCAGTGAAGAGGATCTGGACTCACTACTTGCCAGCTTCGATGCCCCTCAAAATGAGCCAGAGGTCGATGAAACCGAACTGGGGACAGAACCGGATCTTAGTGACGAAATAGCGGCCGAGTTAGAGGCCGATAGCGCGGATGACAATGTCAGTGAAGAGGATCTGGACTCACTGCTGGCAAGCTTCGATGCTCCGGCAGCTGAAGCCGAGCCAGAAGCTGAGCTAACCGATGAGATTGCGGCCGAGTTAGAGAGTGAAGAAAGTCCGGATGACACTGTCAGTGAAGAGGATCTGGACTCACTGCTGGCAAGCTTCGATGCTCCGGCAGTTGAAGCCGAGTCAGAAGCTGAGCTAACCGATGAGATTGCGGCCGAGTTAGAGAGTGAAGAAAGTCCGGATGACAATGTCAATGAAGAGGATCTGGACTCACTGCTGGCAAGCTTCGATGCTCCGGCAGCTGAAGCCGAGCCAGAAGCTGAGCTAACCGATGAGATTGCGGCCGAGTTAGAGAGTGGCGAAAGCCCGGATGAAAAGGCCGATGAAGAGGAACTGGACTCTCTGCTGGCTGATTTCGACATGACTCGAGAAGATATCGAGCCTAGCCTCGAACCCAGCCCGGAATCAGAGTTAGATGAAGACCTTACTCAGAGCCAAGCAGAAGCCGATACCGCTTCGGGTAAAGATGAAGCGCTCGATGCACTATTAGCCGATTTAGAGTCGGTGGATAATAAACCGAAAATGGATCCTGTTGCTTCGAAGGGAGGCAGCGGCATGTTTGCAGATCTTAAAGGCAGTAAGAAGGTCGATGATAACAGCTTAGAGTGGGATGGCTCGTTAGCCGATTTTGGTGGTAAAGATGAGAGTCCACTATTAAACGATGATGAACTCACCGACTCGCCGGAAGAGGTAAGTCCCGATGTTAGCCAAGACCTGGAGTTAGTACCAGAGGAGGTTGAAGAGAAGTTAACCGTCGATGAAGCCCTGGCTGCACTCGATGCCAAAGAAAAAACCGTGTCACCAGCGGTAGAGGTTGCGGAGCACGACCTTACCAGCTTCCAGAGTGACAATGGCTTTATCGATATTGATCGCTTACTCAATGAAGCAGATGAAGATGTCGTCGAAACGGATCAATATAAAGAACTCGATGTCGATATGGGTGAGCTCGATAGTCTGATGGGCAACGCCTCAATGGTCGATGTCGATGATGAGGAAAACTCCGTTAATGCGAAATTGGATTTAGCTCGCGCCTACATTGAAATCGATGATACCGATAGTGCAAAAGCCCTGCTTAAAGAGGTTCAGCTGGACGGCAACGAAAGACAACAAAGTGAAGCCGATGGCTTATTTAAAACCTTAGATTAA
- a CDS encoding CvpA family protein, with translation MVWIDYAIIAVIGVSTLISLLRGFAKEAMSLVVWFAAFFVASQFYQDLAVYLTQMQDEMLRNGVAIAILFVATLILGALVNYLLGQLVDKTGLSGTDRVLGLCFGALRGALIVSALLFFMDAFTGAPNTDWWQSSQLVPEFGVVIQWFFDYIENTSSFVPKI, from the coding sequence ATGGTTTGGATTGATTACGCCATAATCGCCGTTATCGGAGTCTCGACTTTAATTAGTCTGCTTCGCGGCTTTGCAAAAGAAGCCATGTCCCTCGTGGTTTGGTTTGCTGCTTTTTTCGTTGCGAGTCAGTTTTATCAGGACCTCGCTGTATACCTAACCCAAATGCAAGATGAGATGCTCCGCAATGGTGTCGCTATAGCGATACTTTTTGTCGCGACACTGATCCTTGGTGCCTTGGTGAATTATCTTCTCGGTCAGCTCGTCGATAAAACCGGTTTATCGGGAACTGATAGAGTCCTCGGACTCTGCTTTGGTGCCTTAAGGGGCGCCTTAATTGTGAGTGCTTTACTCTTTTTTATGGATGCTTTTACTGGAGCACCCAATACAGATTGGTGGCAGAGTTCGCAACTCGTGCCCGAATTCGGCGTCGTTATTCAGTGGTTTTTTGACTACATAGAAAACACGTCTAGCTTTGTACCCAAAATATAA
- the truA gene encoding tRNA pseudouridine(38-40) synthase TruA, which yields MRVALGIEYDGRQYFGWQRQAEVDSVQAQLERALSKVANEPIRVHCAGRTDAGVHATGQVVHFETNAIRKDSAWTLGVNVNLPDDIAVRWVKIVDDEFHARFSATARRYRYMIYNYDFRPGILRSGVSHYRGNIDADIMHQAAQQFVGEHDFTSFRALHCQSKTPFRSVHEVNVTRQGMYICVDIKANAFLHHMVRNIVGTLLEIGLGNQRPEWIPQLLDLKDRSQAAPTAKPNGLYMVDVTYPERYELPKLALGPLFMLD from the coding sequence ATGCGAGTAGCGTTAGGTATCGAATATGATGGCCGTCAGTATTTTGGTTGGCAGCGACAGGCTGAAGTTGACTCAGTACAAGCTCAGTTAGAGCGCGCCCTATCTAAGGTGGCCAATGAGCCTATTAGGGTTCACTGCGCCGGAAGAACCGACGCGGGCGTCCACGCCACCGGCCAGGTTGTTCATTTTGAAACAAATGCGATACGTAAAGATTCGGCATGGACCTTAGGTGTCAATGTTAATCTACCCGATGATATCGCCGTAAGGTGGGTAAAGATTGTCGATGATGAGTTTCATGCTCGTTTCTCGGCGACAGCGAGACGCTACCGATACATGATTTATAACTATGATTTTCGCCCCGGTATATTACGCTCGGGTGTGAGTCATTATCGAGGCAATATCGATGCCGATATCATGCACCAGGCTGCACAGCAGTTTGTTGGAGAGCACGATTTTACCAGCTTCAGGGCGCTCCATTGTCAATCTAAGACCCCTTTCAGAAGTGTTCATGAGGTAAATGTTACCCGTCAAGGCATGTATATCTGTGTAGATATTAAGGCGAATGCTTTTCTTCACCATATGGTACGTAATATTGTCGGTACTCTGTTAGAAATTGGTTTGGGTAATCAGCGTCCCGAGTGGATCCCCCAACTACTGGATCTAAAAGACAGGAGCCAGGCGGCACCAACGGCCAAACCTAATGGGTTATATATGGTCGATGTCACGTATCCTGAGCGCTACGAGCTGCCTAAGCTCGCCCTGGGTCCGCTGTTTATGTTGGATTAA
- the folC gene encoding bifunctional tetrahydrofolate synthase/dihydrofolate synthase, producing the protein MPKAPVKDTSLDNWLDYLLAIHPTEIEMGLTRVSEVAERLELRELPGIQVVTVAGTNGKGTTCAFIEQILLASGLSVGVYSSPHMLNYNERVRINGEDVADSFLIEAFEAINRARNEISLSFFEFATLAGLYIFKAVAPDVILLEVGLGGRLDATNIIDADICVVTSIDIDHQEYLGDTRDLVGREKAGIFRNSKPAIVGEPNMPDSIFDVAQEVGANIYQVNQAFTYQADAGSQAWKFNGQRLTLDNIPLPQLPLPNAATALAVIEHGWPELSADVIKKAIGEARLGGRLETVSQAPLVLLDVAHNPHAARYLASRLEAYKPKRVFALCGMLKDKDCTEVIQTLAPLVDHWSFTRLRTERSASADTLRGALTTQCDAHTYKSVDLAWQAISSEIHDEDMVIVFGSFYTVAEFKGLQIGTV; encoded by the coding sequence ATGCCAAAAGCTCCTGTAAAAGACACAAGTTTAGATAATTGGTTAGATTATCTTTTAGCTATCCATCCTACCGAAATTGAGATGGGGCTGACTCGGGTATCTGAGGTTGCCGAACGTCTGGAGTTGCGGGAACTGCCCGGAATTCAAGTGGTCACCGTTGCAGGGACCAATGGTAAGGGGACGACTTGCGCCTTCATCGAGCAGATCTTACTTGCATCGGGCTTAAGTGTTGGCGTCTACAGCTCGCCGCATATGCTCAATTATAATGAACGAGTCCGTATCAATGGTGAAGATGTCGCCGACTCGTTTTTGATTGAAGCCTTCGAAGCCATCAATCGTGCGCGAAATGAGATCTCTTTGAGCTTCTTCGAATTTGCCACTTTGGCAGGGCTCTACATATTCAAAGCTGTCGCCCCCGATGTTATCTTGCTGGAGGTGGGTTTAGGTGGCCGTTTAGATGCGACCAATATTATCGATGCCGATATTTGTGTGGTGACGTCGATTGATATCGATCATCAGGAATACCTCGGGGACACGCGCGACTTGGTTGGCCGTGAGAAAGCGGGAATTTTCCGCAACTCAAAGCCGGCTATTGTCGGTGAACCCAATATGCCGGATTCAATTTTTGATGTGGCACAAGAGGTCGGGGCAAATATTTACCAAGTTAATCAAGCCTTTACTTATCAGGCCGACGCTGGTTCTCAGGCCTGGAAATTTAATGGCCAGAGACTGACACTCGATAACATCCCTCTACCTCAATTACCGCTACCTAACGCGGCTACAGCCTTGGCGGTTATTGAGCATGGTTGGCCGGAATTGTCGGCCGATGTCATTAAAAAGGCGATTGGAGAGGCGAGGCTAGGTGGCCGATTAGAAACCGTCAGCCAGGCCCCTTTGGTTCTACTCGATGTGGCTCATAACCCCCACGCCGCACGCTATCTGGCGAGCCGCCTCGAAGCGTATAAACCTAAGCGCGTATTTGCGTTATGTGGCATGCTAAAAGATAAAGATTGCACCGAAGTGATTCAGACCCTCGCTCCTCTTGTCGATCATTGGTCGTTTACCAGGCTGCGAACCGAACGAAGTGCGTCGGCCGATACATTGAGAGGAGCATTAACGACTCAGTGTGATGCGCATACATACAAGAGTGTAGATTTAGCCTGGCAGGCGATATCATCTGAGATTCATGATGAGGATATGGTTATCGTCTTTGGCTCTTTTTACACTGTTGCAGAATTTAAAGGCCTTCAGATAGGAACGGTGTGA